The genomic window AGAGCTAGCAGCAGCGGCAGCCCTGGCCCCGGCAATAGTAATATAAACATGGAGAGAGAGGATACGGCACAAGAGCCCTGAAGGCAGGTGCTGGGATCCCAGTGGTCCTCGGAAGCaggtgggcagggagagagaacGGCAGTGTGGATGCCACACAACTTGAGAAGCAGTAGACAGGGTGAGGGTGGCACTAAGAAGACAGGAGGCTTATATCCCACCTCGCTTCCTGGCTTCTGAAAGCCTGTCTCTCCCCCAGCACCTGGctgcttcctcttttcctgcaACAGCAGTTCGGTGGGTGTTGCACCCCGTGGAGGGATCCCATCCCCCAAACCTGAGACCCAGGGAAGCTGTTTTATGGAGTCTCAGATCAGCCCAGTGAAAAAGTCCCAGGCCAAGGATCACGAAAAGAGGACCTTCTTGCCCCCATCCCTGCCCAGACATGAGGCTGGCCACAGAGCCCCCAGACTCAGAGTGAGGGGATACAAGGCTTTATTGGCTCAGCTCCAGGCATTTGGCATCAGTGTGGGGCTCTCAGCTGCTCCTGGGATCTGCCTCGTCTGTCTTCTCTCGGTGAGTCTTCAGGGGCCCGTGAGTCTGTCTCAGCTGCTTcgcttcctctcccctctccctccatcaGGAGCCATTCTCTGTGGCAGACCCCACTCATGGAGCCGAAGGGGCCCAGGACCCCTGTGGGGGCCTGAGGAAGAAGGGATTTGGGTGGCAGCATCTCACCCTGGGCTACAAAGTTTGCCCCATAGGAGAGAAAACGGGCCTGTGATTGTGTGCCAGCCCTGTTGGGGGAAGGGGCGTCTCCATCCATAGTTAGGTGGATTCAAAGGGGTGGTAGGTCTGGTGGCTGCGGTTGGGCAGGCTGTGGCTCTGGTGGCTTGGGTGGCTTGGGTAACCCTGGTGGCCATGGTGAGTATGGCCATGGAAGGCGTGTGTGTGGTTCACACCAGCTACGGTGGTTTCCCGCTGGGTGAGGAAATTCCCTTTCAGCTTTATCTCCACCTCCTCGAGGGCCTTCAGCTCCTCTTGGTTGATGTCCTTGGACTCCAGGTGGCCTGAGTTCTGGTAAACTGTGGCACGCTGCAACATGGAGTTAGCCAGTTGCTGCCCCTTGGTGTCAATCTCCTTGGTACAGGCGGACACGGCAGCCCAAGTGGCCTCATCTGTGGATGAGGATTTTCCAGATTCCTTGTGGGTCTCTTTGACCACTGAGGTCCCAGACATCCTCTGCTTGCTGGTGAAGGACTCCTGGTGAAGACCTGTGCCCCTGTCTTGCCTGGTGGTGAAGGTCTCCACGCGAATCGTGGTGCTGGCCTCCCCACTGTCCTTAGGCTGGGGGGCGGTGGCACTGCTGCTGGCATTGGCGATGTTGTTGCAGGTAGCTAGCTTCTCTTCGGAAAGGCGGCTAAAGTGAGATTTGATCCAGTCCTCATTCTTTGCTTTACGGCCTTCTGGTGGCTCATGCTCATCTGGTGCTGACTCAGaggctgtcttccttctccttttcctctgaaTCCACAGCATGAGGCCTCCAGCTCCGAGTAAGAGGGCAGTCCCCAGCACCACCCTGCATGATGGTTGCTGGATGAGCTCCAAGAAGGTCTCCAGGACCCCAGGCAGGCAGAGCTAAGAGCACACTGGGAGTGAGGAAGCCCAGATGGTATGGTGCATGCTTGAAAGGGCAGGCTCCCTGAGGGTGTCTGGTGGGCAGGCTCCCTGCTGCGCCCTCCCTAGGATGCCCCTCCCGCCTCAGCAATGAACCCCATTGTGAGGAAGGTGGttgtggggcagggtggggagaagCCACAGCAACCCTCACATCTAGCCTGGCAGGCAGTGCCTGAGGTCAAGGACTTGTCTCCCACCCTGACAGCTGTCCCCAAGGTCAGTGGAAGGGCAGCTTCCCCAACTCTCAGTCCTTTTTGCCTTCTGCTTGTGACCTATTCTGCAACTCAGTCCTTCTTATCTTCTAGTCTTTGGTTTTTCTCCCTCCCAATCTGGTGACCCCGGGAGGTAGAGACTGCTGGGTCAGGCTGGCCATGGCTGAAGAACCCCCTTGGCTAGGCTGGCATCCATTCCTGGCCACCTGAGGCCAGTGTGTCCCTCCATCCGGGGCCCACCCCTGTTGTCAGCTCAGCACATTCCAACCCCACTTGCAGCCTCCAGCCCCATTATGGAGCAGAGTCTAGAAGGAAAAGAGACCCAGGAAGGAGCTCATTCTCGAAGAACATAAGGTCACAATCGGGGGGAGACAAGCAGTGGGCTGAGAAGGCAGAGTGATAGGACAAGAGATTTCACCGTGTCCCAGATGCCTGGGGCCGTTCCAGGATGGGGGCTGCTACCTTTTGCCTAGGGATGTACCTGCAAACCCAGAATGTGCCTCCCTCCCCCAATAAATGGGCACAGTTCAGGTTGTGAACAGGTGGCCCTCTGGCCAGGCTCTCCACAGGTTCCAACAACTCAGAGTTTGGTCCACAACCCCAAGTTATACCCAGGGCCTCTCAGGGTAGAAACAGGCCTGGGCCACTCTATTTTTCCTCCCAGAGCCAtctaacacatttaaaaaaataataaagaaatgccCAAATAGGGTTGTAATAATtgtgctgttttatttatttatttatttgtttgtttatgctgatgaagattcactctgagctaacatccactgccaatctcctcctcttgttttttgcttgaggaatatcagctctgagctaacatctgtgccaatcctcctccatttttttgtttgtgggacacctccacagcgtggctggtgagtggagtaggtctgtgcccgggatcccaacccacgaagctgggctgccaaagtggaacatgcggaactttagccactcggccatggagccaggccccaaatgtgatattttaaacaaaatattttatttaacaaagtaATGGACTtaatatacatgaaaatataatGTCTTATTACAAGAAACCATGGTCTGCTCTACATACCAAGGGAATAAGAGATAAGCTTAAAGTTTTACGGGGAACAGTATCACCCCAGTCCTGCTGGAGGAGCTCTGAGGTCATCTACCAACCTCATTTGAAAATAACAATTCAAAGTTCATCTTTGAAGTTGTTTTTGGGTGTGAGTTCATGGCCGAATGGCCCTTCTGCAACAACTCCACCCTCCAGCCTCTagttaaaacttttatttagggccggccccgcggccgagtggttaagttttcactcTCCacatcggtggcccagggtttcactggttctgatcctgggcacagacatggcaccgctcatcagaccatgctgaggtggtgtcccatgtaacacaaccagaaggacccacaactagaatatacaactatgtactggggggctttggggagaaaaaggaaaaaaaaaaagagaagattgacaatagatgttagtccaagtgccaaaaaagaaaaaaagttttatttaaaaagaatactcTTGGGGCCGgaccggtggctcagcggttaagttcgcaagttccgcttcagcggcccggggttcgccggttcggatcctgggtgcggacatggcacagcttggcaagccatgctgtggttggcgtcccacatataaagtagaggaagatgggcacggatgttagctcagagctgatcttcctcaaaataaataaataaataaatattaaaaagtatactCTATTCAAAATAATCAGTGCAAATTTACActgctaaaaaattttaaaaataaaaaagagctaCACAGTTTCAGGCAATACCTTCCAGAAGAGATGAGGTGGGCGCAGGCACCCCGTGGGTTGCATGAGAGAAGGACTAGCAGCTGCCAAACCCACCGCAGCCTGCACTCCCGGGCACCCCCACACCCTCTGCAGGAGTCggggcagaaggaggaagggTCCAGAGAGAGCTGGGGGTCTCTGTGGATTCTCTGGGTGGCAGGCAGACATCAGATGCGGAGTCCAGCCTCTCCGCTCCCTGCACTTCCTTGAACCCGGAAGGCAAAGCAGAGCCTGCTCTCCTCATAGAGATTTAAGGAGCTTCCCACTTTACTTCAAGAGAACCAGGTCTCAGCCCACACCTTCAGGCCGCAGTGAGCTGAGCCCCAGCAGAAATTTCCCTAGAGTTTTTGTCAATGCTCCACGTGGGTGTCCACAGGGCATTGCTCATCCCCTAGGGAAGGGTCACCTCACCTCAGCACTGAGATGTGAATGAGAGCTCAGTCAGGCCAGTGGTCACTGTCCCAAAGCAGCTTTGCCCACAATGCCAATTGTCCTGCCATTCTAATAATTGTTATCTTTGGATCAATATCTTCTGACATACGTCGCTCTTTACAATTGACAACATGCTTTCACTTGCATTCTCTCAGATTTTTCTCCCAACGATCCTATGAGATGGGCTTTATTGCTCCCATGTgtcagatggggagactgaggctgagagagatcATCTCCCCGGAAGTCTGCAGAGCTGCGATCTAACTCTAGAGTCTGTGTTCTTAACGGCCCCACTGCACTGCCCCAGTGGGAACCACTCCATTCCCAACGCTGGTGCCCACCAGACTCTGTTTGTTGAAGCCATCTGGTTTGGCAACTCAGCAGTCGGTGCAGTGGAGTGAAACAGAGCATGGCCGTGCCGTCACGCccagttcaaaccccagctcagCCATTTATGAGCTgagcgaccttgggcaagtggccGTGTCACTCTAAGCCCCAGCTTCCCCTCTGTGAAACGGGCCTGTTGAGAGGACCACCTTGGGGAGCTGTGGGTAAGGGATGAGGGTGGGCGGGGCCGGATGGGAGGAACGTGCCACTGCTTCTGCTTTCATTTATTGTGCCTGCAGCTGTGTTGTACATTGAGAGTCACAAATATGATCCGGTTCCTGACCTCAGAGAGGGGAGGCCCATGTGTAAAGGGGGAAACGACTCAGAGGATCAAGAAGAGAAGAAGTTAATTCTGCCAAGGGGAGCTTCACCCAGCAGAGAGAGTGCGAACAAGGCTTTGAGGCAGATGAGGCCCCCGGCTGCCCTCACATTGGCACAGGGCGTGGTTGACAAGGGCTTTCACACCCCTTATCTAGTTTGATCCCCACAATAACACTCAGCTAAGAAAGGACTCCAGCAgtttacagctggggaaactgaggcaggagagaTTCAGTCCAAGGTCACAGGACAGCTGGTAGCTTCCCACCTGTCTCCTGACTCCAGACCAGTGCCCGTTGTTGCTCTCCCACAATAAAATGACCCCTAGGGTACCCAAGTGAAGCTGAGCACAGGGTCAACTGTCCCTGTCGACAGAGCCTGTATACCCTCCTCTGGCCTCTGGCTGAGGAAACAGGGGTCATTCACGTCCCCCCTCCAACTCCCACAGTGGACGGGCCCCACTTACCTCGGAAGGGAAAGGTGCTCAGTTTGTGCAGATTCTCCTCCAGTTTCCCATAATCCACTTCTGCAGTGGCAGTGAAGGGGGTGGTCACAGGGGGGTAGATGCCTGTGATGTccaccttcctcccctcccctgatgCCCAGCCCCCCATGTTCCTGGACAAGCCCCTGCTCAGACCCTGCCTCACAGAGGACCAGACTGGGGCGCCCAGCATCTCCACAGGAGGCCCAAGGCCCAGCTGGTCTCTGCCCAGGAGGGAGACTGAGTTCGGGCTCCTTCCTACCGCTGTTAATGATCAATGTGTCTAGTTAAATATTTGCTGCTCCCTGACTTGTTGGCGCTGGGGCAGGCCTGGGCTGTGTCCTCAGGGTCAGAGGCTAGGCGTGTAGGCCCCTGGGTGGGGGGGAGGGTCCTCCTTCTCCCTGGGAAGCAGGTGAAGAAATGCCACAACCCAGTGTCCCTCTGGCCAGACAGAGGGCTGGTTTCTGAGGTCCCAACACTAAAGGGTGTCTccagtggggcctgggccctcCTCCCACAATTCCCAGCCCTAAAGCCAGGAGCTCGCCAGCTTCCACTTGGCAATTCCGCAGTTGCCAGAGCCGATTGGCTGAGCCGGCCTTGCCCTGTGGGAGGCACAGCAGGGCTGGGTGAGAAGCTGCCTGTGATCACCGCCCCTTGGCTGCCCCACTTCCTTGCCAGGCTCCTCCTGCCAAGGCTGCCACGTGACAGGCCTGTGCTGGCCACACACAGCCCCACAGGACAGCAGTCACCAGGAGGGGGGCCCAGGACAAGGGCGTCGCAAAGCTGATTGATGCTGGGACTTGGGAGGCGGTGTGGCAGGGAAGAAGCAAGAAGAGACCTcaggagaaaaaagcaaagggCTGGCTCAGGGGGGCCAGAGGGCTCCAATTCCCCTCGCCCCTGAGCCCATCCTGGCTCCCAGGCTTCCTTCCTTCTGAAACATTTCAGacacaaacagaaacaaacatcACACATagcaaaaatgatttttttttattgcggtagcTTGTGGGCATTCCTGGGTCGTGGACAGAGCAATGGCCGGGCTGGCTCTAGGGGCCATTCTTATGACCCTCCAGCTGCACGTGGAGGCCAGGCCAGGTGcccagctgggctggggcaggtgtTTACTGGGCTGGCACAGGCTGCGGGGTCTCCCGCCCACTCTCAGCAGATCCCTCCAGCCCGTTCTGCTCTAACGCTGGCTCAGGGTGCTCCAGAGCGTGCCGGGTGTCAGCTTGCCACAGCTGCACCAGGTCCGTGGGGGTCTTTCCTGCCTGGGGAACCAAGAGGAGATCTGGTCACTGTGCAGAAGTCTGTACCATGAGGTGCCCTTATCTACACCAGTTGTTCCCAACAAGGAGCAACTGACAATGTGCAGTGACTCGTTTGGTTATCACAACTGAGGGAGTAGGTACTATTTGCTTcttgagtagaggccagggatgctgcttaaacatcccacaatgcacaggacgctccccccacaacaaagaattacccagccCAAAGTGTCAATGATGCTGGGTTGAGAAGCCCTCATCTGCACCCTCCCATATCTTCCTGACTTATCTGTTATCCCCTTAGCCTCTCTTGAGTCAGGGGGACCCCTACCCATACTCCTCCCTTTTGTGATTTCTCTGGACTCCAAGGAAGAGCTTGGACTAGGGGACACAGGGTCCTGAGAACTCAGGGAACACTGGGAACCAACACAGTGTGCTAGGAAGGGTCATGCCCACTAAGTGCTGAGCTTCCTTGCAGCTCTGTCCCTCCAGGATTTTGGCCTCCCCAAACCTGGACATTAGGGCCCCCTTTGGTCCatgtggggtctttgggaggtccTCTTACTGCCCCTCCTGGCTGTTTCTCTGCACTTGCATCTGGACATAGGGGAACATGGAGGGAGTTGGGAAGCTGGGTGGGCCCCGAACCCCCAGGGGCCCAGAAAGACCCTCCACTGTGACTGCTCCAAGGACAGGCAGGCTGAGTCTTGCTGACTTCTGCATTTCTTCTGAGcctccagcacagggcctgggcaaGCAGTGCGCATGGATGACTGagtcagggaaggagggagctcaCCAGGTTCTTGGCCATCATGTCAGCCCCGTGCAGGAGCAGCAGTTTGATGATTTTGTAGCGGTTGAGCCTCACGGCATCGTGCAGGGCACTGTCCCCTTCCTAGAGCCAGGGTGACACTCAGCATGGCCCAAATGGGCATGTGGGAGCCCTCAGGCTGCTTGTGCCCCTACGGTGGGGCTGGGCAAGAGGGAACCCGGACACTCACTCTGTCTTTGGCATTGATGTCTAGGCCCAGGGATAGAAAGTGCTCCACGATCTCCACTTGCCCCGTCCGGACGGCCACATGCAGGGGGGTGCTCAGCAGCTGggtgaggaggaagcaggaaCTGCTGGCTGAAGGGGCCTGGACTGTGGTGCCTCTGGGAGGGAGGCTGTCTTAACTCTAGCCTAATCCCTCCCCCAGTCCTTGTGCCAAGGCCTGAGCCCTGGAGGGGCAGGGAATGCTACAGTTCCCCACCATCCTATCCAATAGTCTAACTCTGAAGCATTTATATGCCACCTCTGCTGGGAAGCCTTCTATGAGTCCCCTCTCACTCAGCTGCGAGCAACTGCTTACTCTTCTGTCCttcttttaataattataatagatGCTATTTATGGAGAGATGACTATGTGATGGGCACGGCAAAAGCTCACAAAACATTAGCCTTATGTTGAATAAATAgttattttacatacattttcccatctaatctattctctgtaagacattttacagatgagcaataGAGGCTCAGAGGCTGTCACTTGTTCAAggttacatacaaaggaacaaatgaagaaaaactgtggatgaataaataagtgaacgaa from Equus asinus isolate D_3611 breed Donkey chromosome 2, EquAss-T2T_v2, whole genome shotgun sequence includes these protein-coding regions:
- the C2H10orf62 gene encoding uncharacterized protein C10orf62 homolog, translating into MLWIQRKRRRKTASESAPDEHEPPEGRKAKNEDWIKSHFSRLSEEKLATCNNIANASSSATAPQPKDSGEASTTIRVETFTTRQDRGTGLHQESFTSKQRMSGTSVVKETHKESGKSSSTDEATWAAVSACTKEIDTKGQQLANSMLQRATVYQNSGHLESKDINQEELKALEEVEIKLKGNFLTQRETTVAGVNHTHAFHGHTHHGHQGYPSHPSHQSHSLPNRSHQTYHPFEST